Below is a genomic region from Bacillus anthracis str. Vollum.
TTATTAAACTGTCCATTTTATAGGATACAGTTCAACTTAGAGGTCTTTTGAACATTAAACTTATTTTTTCACGAGGACGTAATTGTTTTGTGAATATCTTCTTTCTATCTATGAACATGAAAAATACGGAATACATATGGACATATAAAAGTAATTGCAAATCCTGTCATTGCATAACGGACAAAAATCAGCTCAGGGATGGATTTTTTTAGTATGACTTGTATAGCCATCACAAAAAAAAGTCCTGTTGTTATTTTACAAAGTTGCACTATAAATACATTCTTTTCATTAAAATTAACAAACTTTCTTTCTAGTATCATACCTATCGTAGTCCCTGTGGCGATACCTAGTACTTTATAATTTTCTACTTGATCCGTGAAATAATATGCAATAAGAGAGAATATTACTATCCCCCACTGCAAAAACGGTATTTTTATATCACTTATTTTCATTATAAATTTCACATATAAACAGATAATTACAACACCAATTATAATAGATCCAATCACATCACTAAACCAATGTACACGTAAATATAGCCTTGATATAGCGATAAGTACAATAAATACAGTTCCAATCAAATAAATTATTTTCTTTTTAAATAAAACCATTAAAGAGCTCCAAAATGTTGTCGTTAACTGTACATGTGTGCTCGGGAAAGAATAACCTGAAGCAGACTCTTCATATAGGGCCTGTATCCCATCGTAAGTAAATGGCCTTGGTATTTTTAAAAAACCTTTCGTCATTACACTAATATATCCAGATATACAAATTATATTTATCATATGAAATGCTTTTCTTTTAGATACACACCAGTATATCATTGAAATGATAATTAAATATAACGTTTCACTTGCCATATTTGAAACAAATTTCAAATATGATGAAAGTGTAACATTTTCTATATTATTCATCCATTTTAGGAATGATACATCAAAATTAAACATATATAATAGTACCTCCAAACAATATATAAACTTGTACTTAACTTCAAAATAGACTATTTATTGCTAACGTTATGTTAAAAAAGACAAACTTTCTTATAGAAGTTTGTCTTTTCACCAAAAAACTTAGATTTTTTAATAAATTAATATTTGATTTAAAGTTAACAGTTCGACCAGTTGTTTGTTTTAGGAATTATGATGATTTTCTATTCTTTTAAGCTTTGGATTGAACCAATTTGCCAATCTCCTGATCTATAACATTTAATTCATTTTTAACTGTTTGGTATTCTAAGTTTAGGAAATTGATTTAGTTGATCAATTATATGATCTTTTCTCTGAGTAATATTATTAATTTCATTTTTTCTATGATTAAGAATTTGGTTAATACTACTATTTAATTCGTTAATTTGATTTTTAAGTAATTGTACTTGCTCATTTGGTTTAGGGTTACTAAGTTCATCTAGCTGTCTATTCAGTTCAATATAATTTTTGTCAATCTCACTTTGTTTTTGATAAATTTCATCTACCTTTTTACTAAGTTCAGTTCTTTCTTTATTAAGA
It encodes:
- a CDS encoding phosphatase PAP2 family protein, with the translated sequence MFNFDVSFLKWMNNIENVTLSSYLKFVSNMASETLYLIIISMIYWCVSKRKAFHMINIICISGYISVMTKGFLKIPRPFTYDGIQALYEESASGYSFPSTHVQLTTTFWSSLMVLFKKKIIYLIGTVFIVLIAISRLYLRVHWFSDVIGSIIIGVVIICLYVKFIMKISDIKIPFLQWGIVIFSLIAYYFTDQVENYKVLGIATGTTIGMILERKFVNFNEKNVFIVQLCKITTGLFFVMAIQVILKKSIPELIFVRYAMTGFAITFICPYVFRIFHVHR